CATACACTTCATGCCAACACGTGCTCTTGCCCAGGGGCTGTGAATTACCCTGGCTGGTTTGGCTTTTGGCACTTGTTCTGTTTACTCCAGTAACTTTACTCTTTGCTGACCAGGCTGAACACCCAACAACATTCTGTTAAAATTGAATCTCGTGCTCCCATGTCTGttaaaaattgcattaatttttgTCCAATAGCATCAGAATGTCTGGACCATTATTGTGTCTGCCTTAATAGGATTTCGATTGCCAGATTTCAGTCTGGCCTGGCTTACAGCCATAGGGCTCTTGCAGATCAGTCATCTAAATCAAATCAAATGGGGCTGGTTTGGAGTATAATTTCCCACTCTATCCTAAGGTCCACTggtttcttctgtttctctaaTGAGCCTGGTTTCATATTCAGGGGGATTTGAAGGAAACAAAGAACAATCTCCTCCAGGTTCACTATGGTCAGGGCTACCCCAAATGTTTCCAATCTCATTCTTCAGGGGATAAAAGTTAGTTTTCTAATCTAGACAATGTCAGAGGACATTGTCTATATTAGAAAGGACAGAGAGTTCACATAAATATAACTTCAGTCTTttcttctgactttttttttcttttcttcctgtagcttttcttcctgtttatGCAGCTTCTCAATTTTCAAAGACAATAATACAGCTTCTTTCCAACCTTCTATTTCTCTCTCAGATCTTGTTTCTCTGTGCTATAGTTTTTCCTGTCCTAACAGGCAGCTTCTGTGCAAGTGTCTAATATCTtacaaaaaattcctttgctcttttcatcttttataCAGTCCCTGGCCACCTTTAGCTTTTCTTCCACAGCTTTCCAATCCTGCCAGTTTTCATTATGTGGAGCacaattttgaaagaaaatcatTGAACACAttgctctgccttttccctcAGCCTTGGCATGTCAGTAGCCCACAACACTAAATCTCCTGTAATGCAGGGTCAATGgatataaattaaaacaattgcTGGCTGCCCATTGATAACAGGACTCACATAATTTGTCCAGATTGGAGTGGGGCAGTTGCAGGTGAAGTAGCAGTGAGCATAGAAAGCAAAGCAACAGGAACAGACAGTGGAAAATCCTTTTCAGTGGGCAtacagagaggagcagggtcTGGGCTAGAATTTACCTCAGGATATCATGTACCAACCCCACTCCTGAGATGCTGCTTTTCCCAAGCTCAGTTATCCCATCCATATCAATCTGCCCTGTGTACCAGTCCTGTACCATGTGTTGAAGGCAAATCAAAACAGTCTCTTTGAAACCCCCTGTGTGGGCCACACTTCTGCAGGTTTTGCCCCAGCATGTCAAGTAATATATGGCCATTCCTCCTGCCATAAAATCACTGTGAGTTTCAGGGATCACTTAGCAATGCCAACTATCTTCCCCCTGTTCTGTAGTGCCTCAGCTAAGGGCATCCCCTTCTTTATGAGGTACATAGCTCATCTttcccaaaacccacaaaactcaAACTTGTAGAAGGTAGGACTTGAACCTCCTTTAGAGATTTGACACTTCCTTACTCAGAGTTCCTGGGTGAAACCATCCACTGCTGCAAATTTGGATATCTGGTGCTTGGAAGAAAATGGGCAAGTGAACAAGTGCCCTGCTTGAGTTGCCAAGCTGGTAAAGAAATTTCTGACACTAAGCTCTCATACTCACTAGATACATTTATTGGCACAGATCAAGCATGAAATTTGGTAGCCTGAGCTGGATGCCACAAAAGAGGAACtcaaaaatctctgaaaatcCCAGGGCAATTACATCCTTACAATCTAAAATCTCCACCCCCCATAATAAGAATCATTTTCATTGCTATTGGGGTGATCATATTCATTGTAATTGGAGTCATCATCTTCACTGCTATTGGAACTGTCATTGTAgatgtcatcatcatcatcttcattgCTATTGGAATTTTCATCACTGAtgccatcatcatcatcatcttcattgCTATTGGAATTTTCATCATTGATGAGATCACCAGCATCACCATTgccatcatcaccatcatcactGTCATCACCACTGTCATTGTCCTTGCCATCAGAAAGGTCATTTTTAACACCATCATCACCATCTTCATTGCTATTGGAATTGTCACTGTTGACACCATCACCACTGTCATTGCCACCATTACCATTGTCATTGTCCTTGCCACCAAAAAGGCCATTTTTATCACCATCATCACCATCTTCTTTGCCATTGGAACTGTCACTGTTGACACCATGATTGTGATCATCATGACCATCACTGTCGTTGCCACCGTGATCACGATCATTGCAATCacaaagctgatttttattGCCATCATCACCAGTTTCACTGCTATTGGACTCACCAGTTTCACGGCTACTGGAGTCACCCATTTCATTTCTATTGGAGCTGTTTCTGTCATTGTCAGGCACCGTGCTGAGCTCTCTCTCAGGCTCAAGGCTCAGGGTgcttcccagctgccctggtgGTGGCCATCCAGCTGGAGCTACTCCATGGAACTCTGTAggagagcagaaagcagcagcatcagccccAGCATGCTGCCCTTCCATCCATGCTCCCACCCAGCAGCCCAGTTAACCATGATGCTGTGCTGtcttctcctctgcagcttttcctggtggGTTTTCAGGGCTCTGCCTCACCCCTGCTGCCCTCAAGGCTGAGGCAACTCCCCATGCTGGTGCCTTCCAGCTCATGGCAGTGTCATGGTGGGGCTGGTGCCTGGGGGTCTCTCCTGGgcacctctgccctggggccagcagggagaggtggcactgtgcAGAGTTCACTGTGACACAGCAGTGAATGCCACATGGCCCAGGCTCATCCCACCCCACTGCCCCCCGTGCCTCCCTTTGCCCTCACAAGGCAGCAACCTGGCGCCTGCCAGCACCTGCAAAACacctgtgattctatgaaaataaggaaaaaacattCTTAAATATTCCTCCCACCCACCCGTACTTGCCTGCAAtgggtgctgcctgcagctgtgcccacagggtGAGGAGCCCCAGCAGGAGGATGCTCGGTGCCATGCTGATGGTGTCTGTGTCCAGGGCTCTGCCAACCTGCAATTTAAAGGGGCTTGCAGGCAGCCCGGGTGAAGGAATGGGAGGAGGCAGGCCACAGGTGACTTCAGGAACCTCCCACATTTCCCTCTAATTCTGTTTACCGAAGAGCCACTGCAGCTCCACCCTcagccaaggcaggagcaggatccaGACTTGGCCGCACTCCAAGGAGGACAGCACAAGGACTGACGGACAGAAGGGGGATCCAGGAGCGCACAGAGGCAGATtcttcagtgctgctctcaACAGGAATCCCCATGATGACCTTTATCAACAGCAGTGACCCCAGCACCAGGCTctgccccagtgctgggctctgctgcaggcaggagcctgTCCTGGCCCTGCCATCCCAGATGGAACAGGATCAGGGCAAGAgcacctgccagcagcaccagcagctctctccTTCCACATGCAAAATGCCCTCCATTCAAGGCTCCTGTTTCACACGTGGAGATTCTTTGCAGATTTTTGTAGGTCAAATATTCAAGGCTTCATTTGAGCACCTGTCTCTGAACTATCCCATTCCTGAGCAGAGTGCTCCAGCTCTTGCAGAGTTCCTACTGTCAGTTGCCAGGTTTAGGCACACAAATGAGCTCAAAGTCTCCTGAGCAAGTTAATGCTGTCCCCAGACCCATGgtcctccccaggacccccgtTATCACAGGACAGcccacacagctcagcacaCTCTAGGCAAAGTCAGAGCTCAGTGTGTCTTTTCCCCCAGACCAACCAGACCCCATCAACGTGGCCTCCATGCAGCTTTTGGGAACTCCTGAACATGAATTGCAGGATTTAGTGTCCATGCATGAGAGCCCTATTAATTTACACACAAGCATTCAATAACCACATGAATTTGCAATGGGAGTGCACAGTTACTGCATGCACAAACTCCAAATTAGTTACTGTCCAACGAACATCTGCTCCAATGAAACAGGGCTGCACTAAAATAGACCTCTCTGGAGGAAAAGGGGACTTCAAGCATGAGAGCTCACCCAAGCTGAGGAGAGCACAGGAACCTGTCTGCAAACTGCCAGCCACACTGCTGGCCTTCACCAGAGACCCACAGTCAGAGTAAATGAAAATTAGATGCACTGCCACactccctcccctttcctctgCGTGTGATCTCACGGTAAAGACATATTTAATGTGTTGAGACACCAGATTAAGCTTAATTAAGATCCAATTCTGTGAGTGCTAACCCATTTAAACCAAGTTATTCTCCAGTCATCCAGAAGTGCAAGTTGGAATctaattttccaattttttacttctctatttaattatttctttctgaattacACACAAAGCAATGTGCAATGAATAGGGTAGGAGAACTTAAGGACTGGTCTGCCCAGGACACATCAGCACCAAGCACAAATGGGTTGGAGTTTCTGGATAATAGACAAAGTTTAAATTTGCAACTGTGGGATGAATGAAATTAATTGGTTTGAGATTGACATTATTACTACAACTCTAAGCTGGAACTTGACAGGagggctggaaaagcaaagTCATGCTCAAAGAGCTTTCCACCAACATCACATCAAGACAATGCAGGGCCAGTGCAAGGgaaggagcacagctctgcacaaacCTCCACCAATCTGTGTGGGAAGAGGGCTCATGgcaagaaaaatgctttaagtACAGGTTgatccttctcctcctgctgtgaCTCAAGGTGGATGCAATTCCTCCCCGAACCACCCATGTCCATGGGATGTGGTGCTCCACACCTGCAGCCGCCTGGCGGAACCCGCCCGGCCCAGTGCTTATCACGGGTTCCTGTGGCTGCTAATCACCCCTGAGCTGGGCACCCCggggcaggcactgctggccagCCCGtgtcagcagcaccagctcccttCCACGCACCTGGAAAACCACCTGGAACAACCTGAGGGATGGCAGGGCTCCTTCCAACCTCAGGAGTGCCACGACAGAGAGCTCAGcgctgctgctgtccctgtgctcgCCTGGTGGTGCCTCCTTTTGGGAGCAACACCTTGATTCTGGCACATTTCTGTTTCAGCAGACCATAATCCTGGATAACATTTAGGGAGCTAATGGGGGAGAATGTCTGACAAGCAAATTGCTCTGATGAAATAAACACCTGGGGATACTGAGGGTCACGGGGACTTGTCCAAAGTCTCCCTGAGAATCAAGCAGGAACATGGGCAACCTCAGCTGTGAACCAGGTGTTCATGTCTGGCAGACATGCACCTACCACACAGATCCATGGAAAAATTACCATTAAAAACCGGGGCCTGGAGGAGACCCAAATAAGGCACCACATCAGTTAGATTTAGGTGATCCCTGAGAGATGTTGTTCTGAAACGTTCTTGAAAAGGTATCCCTGCAAAAAACAGCAACTCTGTCATTGAGAATTTATTCCAGGATTTAAGTCTTCTTCCAGGCTTCCATGGGAGCCCAGTGTGGTCACTGCAGAGCCAACAGCTACAGCAGGAGAGTcacactgaggggacacaggcacaggctgcagtgacaggtgctgagaaacagcagcacaacatCCTCTGGAGGCACCGACACAGCCCCCAAGCATTggtcacagaaccacagaatggtttaggttggaaaagacctctgagatcatcgaatccaacctttgactgatcGCCACCCTGCCAATTAGATCGTGGCTCCAAGTGCCACGTGCACTCATCCCTTGAAACAAATGAAACGAGACTGAGCATCTGGCAAAGCTGGTGGGAAGGAGATGCCACTTTCCCCTcggctgggctcagggctgccccacTGGCacagaggacagggacagcacttggaggtggctgctggagcacacccctgctctgcacagcgAGACCCACCCTGAGCTCTGGCAAATCCCCTGTGCTTGGTTTCTCCCACTGAATCATCTTGGAATGAGGAAGAACGTTACCAGCAAAACGGTAAATGTTTTATCAGTGCAAATTGTTACCCAGCTGATTCAACAGAAAAGCTTCTCTTTGGCCACAACATGGGGTAAGATTATCTGGAAAACGACAGAAAAGTTGTTTTGACTATTCTGCACACATTATACAAGATGAGGAAATGCTTTGGGATGTTTGCTCAGAGAGGCAATGAGAATCCAGAAAGAGGAATTATACGAGCAAACACAGAGATCATGAAAGACTGCCATTCACACTCCAGCAGCAGGTACTCGGCTCTCAGGGCCAGGGCCCGCGTGTGTCCAGCTCCAGGTCCTGCTCTGGGGGGGACAGGGTGAGTTTAAGGCACTCGGGATGCCGTGCCTCGCCCTCCGGCACTGCTCTGGGGGGGACAGGGTGAGTTTAGGGGATTCGGCATGCCGTGCCTCGCCCTCCGGCACTGCTCAGCCCCGGGGAGGGCGGGGCGGGGACACCGGCGGCAGTGACACCGTCCAGCGCCCCGGCGGCACCTCCCGGGCGGGCACGCTGTGAGCCCGGGCTCCGTGAGCACACCCGGGTGTCCCCCCGGGCCGGCCCGCTcccgcccgggcccggccccaTTGCCCCGGTTCCGCGTCACATCCGTCGGGGCCCGATGATGCAGGCGCGGGATCCCCGCGCATCCGgtccccggccccgctgccggcAGCGCGGCCATGGGCGCCGCCCGCGATGCGGAGCAGCAGCCGGGGCCGCCGGGCGAGGAGGGCCCGGGCGATGCCGAGGAGCAGCTGGTCAGCACGGTGAGgagggggccgggccgggccggtgtggggggcggcggggccgcggctgACCCGCTGCTGTGTGTCCCGCAGAGTCCCTGGAACATCATGATCAAGCACCGGCAGGTGCagcggcgcgggcggcgctCCCAGATGACCACCAGGTACGGCGGGGCCGGGATGGGCggccggggcgcgggggggATGCAGGGGAAGGGTGGAACCGCAGGGCCGGGATGGGCGGCCGGGGCACGGGGGGATGCAGGGGAAGGGTGGAACCGCAGGGCCGGGATGGGCGGCCAGGGCACGGGGGATGCAGGGGAAGGGTGGAACCGCAGGGCCGGGATGGGCGTCCAGGGCACGGGGGATGCAGGGGAAGGGTGGAGCTGCGGGATGAGCACCGGGCACAGGGAGGATCGGGTTAGaccgggccgggcagggggtTCCACGCCGCCCTCCTGAGCCCTCCACCCGCAGCTTCACGGACCCGAGCGTGTCCATGGACCTGCTGCGcgctgtgctgcagcccagcatcAACGAGGAGATCCAGGGCATCTTCAACAAGTACATGAAGGTGAGCGCTGGGACAGGTGGGCAGCAGCCTgaaggtgctggggacagctcggCTGCCACCGAGGCCATCGCGCCTGGCTGTGGGAGGTGAGCTGGCGCTGCACAGGCTATcaccctctcctgccttttcctctccagtttTTCCAGACAGCAGCCATCAACGTGCGTGATAACGTTGGGGAGGAGGTGGACCCAGAGCAGCTCATCCAGGAGACCTGTaggagctgcctggagcaggtgggTGCTGGTGAAGTGTTTCTTGGGTGCCCAGCCAAGCAAAGCAGCCTAGCTAGAATGTGTCCCTCGTAACAGCTTTGCTGTCACTCTGAGGGGACACCCACAGCTGTTGTGTGGCTGCTGTTGGGATTCATTCTCACTGGGAAGCAGGGAGcagtcagggctgggcagaACATGCTGCTtcttgtcactgctgctgtagGAACATGACACATGCTGGAGGCCCACAGAAACTGGCTCCCAGCACCTGTCAGAGGGTCCTGGCAGGGTAGGGCAGGGATTTTCCTTTCACGTCTTGCTTAGCTGCCAGTTCACCAGAATTTATCATGCTCAGATTGTGCTTTTGCATCTGCCTGTCTGTGGAAGCATGGCCTGGTAGCAGTCCAAACGCAAAGCAGGGCTTTTAGGCAGATAGGTAGAGGTGGGCATTGCTTATGGGGCCCTCTCTGAGCCCAGAATCCGTGAAACCTTCTTTGTCTTCCTGCAGGCCAAACTGTTGTTCTCCGATGGCAAAAAGGTGGTTCCCAGGTTGCCCCATGAGCAGGCAGTGCCAAAGGTAATTGTTGTGATTGTACACAGAGGTTTAAATGACCTGTGAGAGCTGGGAGAAGAGTTGGGATCACTTTGTTCTCTGTCTTTTCTTGGCTGCCAGTGCAGTAGTGCAGAGGCAGAGTGGGGGATGTTTGGCTTGAAGGGAATGCAGGGCAAGGAGAATCCCAGGTGTGGGTGCTGCTTGCTGCAGTTCAGTGCTGCTCATGATGGGCTGGGGTCAGTGTTCACCTGGCCAGGTAGGGAGAAGAGCCCTGCTCATCCCACTGCCCTTCCTCTTCCAGCGTGCCCGACAGATGGATGAGGAGCTGAGCCGTCGAGGGAGCCCCATTCCAAAAAAGGTACAATGGTTTCCCCacaagagattttatttttggggagCCTGGCCCTCGTTCCTGGCCATTCCCACAGTGAGAGTGCAGGGAGGTGCACAGGCAGCTTTTTTGAGGCATTGGAGGTGCTCATTCTGGTAGTGTTTTTGCCTGTGACAAAAGaagcagcttccctgggagaGGGAGGGTTGCTGAGAGGGTTCcctgaggcagcacagctgggtctCAGAAGGGTTTTTTCCATGCAGAGGAAGGGGCGGCCTCCAGGACAGAGCCTGTCAAATGACCGTGGAGTCTCAGGCATGGCAGCGTGAGTACAAACCCCAAGCCACAGCCCCTGtttggggagggcagggggaatGAGGCTGCCTGTGGGGAACACAGAAACCCCACAGACTCATCTCCTGCAGAGGGGTGATGGGAGTTCTTCTGCGTGTGGGCAAAAGCAGGGCTAGGTTGAGGTGTTCTCCTCAGGAGGCAAAGACCTTAGAAGGAGGGATTTCAAACAGGCCCAAAGGGGTGAAAAGGTCCAGATGGATCATCCAGAGTGAGTGGTGAGACATGGGGGTGGTGGGATCTGGGCAACCAGGAGAGGGGAATGTGCAGCAAAGCTGAGGGTCTGAAGCTGGGCGATGTGAGGGAATGGAGGGTGTGAAAAACAGTGGATCTGGAAGGGCTtgggctcagtccctgctgctggtggtgacTAAGCTGATCCCACTGGGACTCATTCTTactgtgttttccttcccctcaggTGGAAGCTCAAAGTCTCTGAGACTGTGAAAAGGGATGGACCAAAGGTATTAGCTGTCCGaccctgctgggctccctctctcctcccctttgctcctgcagctgcaggagctgcaggagcacaggacagcggggctgtgctgtgccctcacggggccctgggcagggctggagcaagAAGAGGAAGCGAAGTGCCCGGAGGCCCTTGCTGGTCTCCCCAGGCACTGTAACCTGTATCCCTGCGGTGTGGTGCCGCTGGGGGAGCCCTGAGGAGACCGGGAGTAGCCAGGAGAATCCCACAAGTGTTTCCCACGAGGGAAACTGCTTAGATCAGCCCAGATGGAATGTAACGTCCCTCCCCTGCGGAAGGCTGGAGGTCATTggccagctccctccctcccagtcTGGAGGCAGCTCCAAGGTTCCCTGTCAGAGAGCCGAGGCTTGTGGAGCATGGCCAGCAGCAACTTCATTTCTAATGTTGCCCCTTTTCCAATTGCTCTGTAGTGGGATCCATCCCGACTGACTGAAACCACAACCTTTGTGCTGGGATCTCGAGCAAACAAGTAAGGAACGGCCCTGTCGATGGAGGgtggtgtccccaggcaggagccccTGACACTCCTCCCGTCACTTCGCTTCTCTGCCTCAGTAGAAAGGCCTTGGGGAGGagaggggtgtccctgtgccagcgCAGCTGCCCCCCCCACACCCCTAACACCCCTCGTGTTCCTATTGCAGAGCTCTCGGGATGGGAGGAACAAGAGGGCGACTCTACATCAAGCATCCCCACCTCTTTAAGGTCAGGTGCC
The genomic region above belongs to Camarhynchus parvulus chromosome 20, STF_HiC, whole genome shotgun sequence and contains:
- the DNTTIP1 gene encoding deoxynucleotidyltransferase terminal-interacting protein 1, which gives rise to MGAARDAEQQPGPPGEEGPGDAEEQLVSTSPWNIMIKHRQVQRRGRRSQMTTSFTDPSVSMDLLRAVLQPSINEEIQGIFNKYMKFFQTAAINVRDNVGEEVDPEQLIQETCRSCLEQAKLLFSDGKKVVPRLPHEQAVPKRARQMDEELSRRGSPIPKKRKGRPPGQSLSNDRGVSGMAAWKLKVSETVKRDGPKWDPSRLTETTTFVLGSRANKALGMGGTRGRLYIKHPHLFKYAADPQDKHWLTEQQHMRAIGGKMAYLLIEEDIRDLAASEDYRDSVDLRLEELKPFIPPAWMTEKMQKHMETLRRGGEVPPPEDPPEP